From a single Triplophysa rosa linkage group LG17, Trosa_1v2, whole genome shotgun sequence genomic region:
- the grip2a gene encoding glutamate receptor-interacting protein 2a isoform X2 yields the protein MMLCGLRKEGRNNSDDGPYTKGNKDSAASDGLTKRCSLADEQRGVTTVELIKKEGSSLGLTISGGCDKDGKPRVSNLRPGGLAARSDQLNVGDYIKSVNGINLSKLRHDEIISMLKNIGERVVLEIEYELPPFAPSNPCSVISKTIEVCVEKEGNSFGFVLRGAFHEDWHKARPLVVTYVRPGGPADREGTLRAGDRVLSVNGVALNRQKHADALTLIMQSGHEAFFLIEYDIAIMASVQKSSGPLQVEISRTTGSVLGLGLTSSPYRNKHVITIQKIKPASIADRCGALHVGDILLAIDGMSTEHCSLMEAQQLLSNSSELTKLEILPSEHTVSVHDTVRVQKSSHRPWDSSENYISAPPPFQKTPSAWSHTTPTPSHCRSVTSGSSTNTSGFHSYNCGTQYPNTFPSNTLPSYPSSPRCAVTKKRHRRRDHLSLASSTVGAGGQVVHIETSEVVLRGDPLIGFGIQLQGGVFATEPLSAPACIRFIEPDTPAERCGVLQVGDRLLSINGIPTEDGTLEEANQLLRDAALANKVTLEVEFEVAESVIPSSGTFQVKMPKRRGVELGITISASKKPGKPLIISEIQKGSIAHRIGTLEPGDRLLAIDNVRLDNCGMDEAVMILQQAEGMVKLRIQKDEDNLDESESSGSVIFTVELKRHGGPLGITISGTEEPFNPILISSLTRNGLAHRTGALHIGDRVLAINNMSLKGKPLSEAIHLLQTAGDTVTLKIKKRSDPMLESDRGSPSRSPSCVSDTEDDQSDSLRRGKYSELRLTTPPSLDSAMDSWDSSALDPGYGSQGVYIHRANDFNLHPNDWRQTNHRSPLTSRRHAHRNAVYDGRLGEEDWTYSGSVSPARCYNNNTEAQENYWSQALQDLETCGQSEILRELEATMMSGSTLSLGEDIEKQNEITTKALAPSPEWTSENMRDTSPSLPLELHKICLRKDPDSRDFGFSVSEGLLDKGVYVNMIRPDGPADQAGLRPFDRILQVNHARTRDFDCCLAVPLITEAGEPLQLVISRNPLTQAHVWPPKDCQDPSDAFPAQNLKRVDL from the exons GAGTGACCAGCTCAATGTTGGTGACTACATAAAATCAGTCAACGGGATAAACCTGTCCAAACTGAGACACGATGAGATCATCAGCATGCTGAAGAACATCGGCGAGCGTGTGGTGCTGGAGATTGAGTATGAGCTTCCTCCGTTCG ccCCCAGTAATCCATGCAGTGTGATCTCCAAGACTATTGAAGTGTGTGTAGAGAAAGAGGGCAACAGCTTTGGTTTCGTCCTGAGAG GGGCCTTCCATGAGGACTGGCATAAGGCTCGACCTCTAGTGGTGACCTACGTCAGGCCCGGAGGACCTGCAGACAG GGAGGGAACCCTGCGCGCCGGCGACCGCGTGTTGAGTGTGAACGGAGTGGCTCTGAACAGACAGAAACATGCTGACGCTCTGACCCTGATCATGCAGAGTGGCCACGAGGCTTTCTTCCTCATCGAATACGACATCGCCATCATGG CTTCAGTGCAGAAGTCTTCTGGACCGCTGCAGGTGGAGATCTCTCGCACCACAGGCTCAGTACTGGGACTCGGTCTCACTTCCTCCCCCTACAGGAACAAACACGTCATTACAATCCAGAAGATCAAACCTGCTAGTATCGCCGACAG gtgtgGTGCTTTGCATGTTGGGGATATTCTTTTAGCTATAGATGGCATGAGTACAGAGCACTGTTCACTGATGGAGGCACAACAGCTCCTGTCAAACTCCTCTGAACTCACCAAACTAGAGATCCTGCCCTCTGAACACACCGTATCTGTACACGATACAG TACGTGTTCAGAAGAGCAGTCACCGTCCGTGGGATTCGAGCGAGAACTACATCAGCGCTCCTCCACCCTTCCAGAAAACCCCTTCAGCCTGGAGTCACACCACCCCAACACCGTCACACTGCCGAT CTGTGACGTCTGGAAGCTCCACAAACACATCCGGCTTTCACAGTTACAACTGCGGGACCCAGTACCCCAACACGTTCCCCAGCAACACCCTGCCCTCTTACCCCTCCAGCCCTCGCTGTGCGGTCACTAAGAAGAGACACAGGAGAAGAGATCACT TATCTCTGGCATCGAGTACAGTGGGCGCCGGTGGTCAGGTCGTGCATATCGAGACCAGTGAGGTGGTTCTGAGAGGAGATCCTCTTATCGGCTTTGGGATTCAGTTACAGGGAGGTGTGTTCGCTACAGAACCGCTGTCCGCGCCCGCCTGTATCCGATTTATAGAGCCCGACACACCTGCTGAGAG GTGTGGAGTGTTACAAGTCGGAGACAGACTTCTTTCAATTAATGGAATTCCAACTGAGGACGGAACACTGGAAGAAGCCAATCAGCTGCTCCGAGATGCTGCGCTGGCCAATAAGGTCACGCTGGAGGTGGAGTTTGAAGTTGCAG AGTCGGTTATCCCCAGCAGTGGCACATTTCAGGTGAAGATGCCCAAGAGACGAGGAGTGGAACTGGGTATTACTATCAGTG CCAGCAAGAAGCCCGGAAAACCTCTGATCATCTCTGAGATACAGAAAGGCAGCATTGCACACAG AATAGGAACTTTGGAGCCGGGTGATCGTTTATTGGCTATTGATAATGTTCGACTGGATAACTGTGGGATGGACGAGGCCGTGATGATCCTCCAGCAGGCCGAGGGGATGGTCAAACTGCGCATTCAGAAAGATGAAGATAACCTGG ATGAATCGGAGTCGTCTGGTTCGGTCATCTTCACCGTAGAGCTCAAGAGACACGGAGGTCCACTTGGAATCACCATTTCGGGCACAGAGGAACCCTTCAATCCCATTTTGATCTCCAGCTTGACCCGAAACGGCCTCGCGCACAG gactGGTGCGCTTCACATCGGCGATCGAGTGTTGGCGATCAATAACATGAGTCTGAAGGGAAAACCTCTGAGCGAGGCCATTCATCTACTGCAGACCGCTGGAGACACCGTCACACTCAAAATCAAGAAACGCTCTGATC CTATGTTAGAGTCGGACAGAGGCAGCCCGTCCAGATCGCCTTCATGCGTGAGTGACACGGAGGACGACCAATCAGATTCTCTCAGGCGGGGCAAATACTCTGAACTTCGCCTGACCACACCGCCCAGTTTGGACTCGGCAATGGACTCGTGGGATAGTTCTGCTCTGGACCCTGGCTATGGAAGTCAAG GTGTTTATATCCATAGAGCAAATGATTTCAACCTTCACCCCAATGACTGGAGACAGACCAATCACAGAAGCCCACTGACCTCCAGAAGACACGCCCATCGAAACGCAGTGTATGATGGGAGGTTAGGTGAAGAGGATTGGACATACTCTGG ATCTGTCAGTCCCGCACGCTGTTACAACAACAATACAGAAGCTCAGGAGAACTATTGGTCGCAAGCTCTTCAGGACTTGGAGACCTGTGGCCAGTCCGAAATCCTCAGAGAGCTTGAG GCCACTATGATGTCAGGCAGCACATTGAGCTTGGGAGAAGATATTGAAAAACAAAACGAAATCACGACCAAAGCTCTTGCACCGAGCCCAGAATGGACCTCCGAGAACATGAGAGACACCAGTCCTTCTCTGCCATTAGAGCTTCACAAG ATCTGTTTACGGAAAGATCCTGACAGCAGGGATTTTGGCTTCAGCGTGTCCGAAGGTCTGCTGGATAAGGGTGTTTACGTGAACATGATCCGTCCCGATGGGCCTGCCGACCAAGCTGGGTTACGCCCATTTGACCGTATTCTACAG GTGAATCACGCACGGACACGTGACTTTGACTGTTGTCTCGCCGTGCCGTTGATCACAGAAGCCGGAGAGCCGCTGCAGCTGGTTATCAGCAGAAATCCTCTCACTCAGGCACACGTTTGGCCACCTAAAGACTGTCAGGACCCTTCCGATGCATTTCCTGCACAAAACCTAAAAAGAGTTGACCTCTGA